The genomic stretch GAACCTGTGGCCCCACGCGTGAGTGCCTCGGCGTACATTAGCAATATTTCGGCATAGCGAATCACAATCATGTTCTTACCTCCCCCATAATCATTTCTTTGATCGGTCAACTGTACAGAAGGCAGGTAGTGCTTGCCACTTGAAAACAGGGCACGGGGGTAGTCGTTGATGATGTCGCCATCTCTTGTTGTGTTGTTCACGAAAGCCGGAAGGGTGGCATAGTTCGGGTCTGTTTGCAACTCGGCAATCCCGCGATTTGTCCAAAGGACACTGGTTTCCAACCGAACGGATTCGTCCCTATCGAGCATAAATTTGATGAACTTTAAACTTGGCTCATAAAAGCCCCATCCATCGGAGGCATTCTCCCTTGCCGGTGTCCAACCTTGTGGGCCAAATGGGGCATATAAATGGTAGAACGTATCTCCTGTGCTTGACCCATAATCGGAAAACTGTAGTTCGAGAAGGCTCTCGTCGCTCAACTCACCTGGTTTTTTGAACAGGCTGTAAAAGTCGGGGTGCAATGAAAATTTATTGGAGTTGATTATAGCTGCTGCAGCATCTGCCATACCCTGATAATCCTCCATTTCCATGTGCGCCATAGCTTTTAATGCATAAGCCGTGTAACGTGTTACTCCTCCGGGAATATCGGTTCTTTCATTGGGTCTGGAATCGGGCAACAACGGAATGGCCTCGTCCATTTGGTCGGATATGTACTGCATGATCTCCTGCTTGGTCGCGGTTCCATTGGCGATTTCTGCATCTGGTTGTGTGGATTCTACGATGAAAACATCCCCCCAAACCCTTGACAGGTTAAAATGTAACCAAGCTCTCATCACTTTGATCTCAGCTATGTACCGGTCTGCGGTTGCCTGATTTTCTTCACTTGCAAATTCCTTGAAGTTTTCTATCAATTCAATCTGCGTGTTCAATTTAACGATATCCCCATAATGAGCATTCCAAAGCTGGTTGTACATCCAATAGCCTTGGGCATAGACAAAGTTGTCGGTATCGGCATAAGGTTGTTGATCTCCAAGACCTCCTGCATTTACATCATCGCCACGAACGGAAAGCAACAAGGGTTCTTCCCACCCTCTTGTGGCAATTACGTGATAGGACCCGATCAGTGCTTGGATCATGTTTTCGGTAGCAGTGTAATCCAAGTCGTCGGCATTGAGCTGTCCTTCTCTTTCTTCGAACTTGTCGGAACATGATTGGATGGCAATCATCGCAATCAGTACAAATACTACTTTATATAATAGGTTATTATTACGTTTCATCTCAATTTTCTTTTTTATAGTTTAACATTAACACCTATGGTGTAAATCGCAGGTACCGGGTACGTTTGACGATCTACGCCATCCGACACTTCTGGGTTGAACCCGTTGTAGCTAAACAATGTCAAAGGTCTTTCTGCGGTCAATGTGAATTTAAAATCGGGCATATTGCCTTTAAGTTTATCACCTCTTAGGGTGTAGGCCAACTGAATGTTCTGTATCCTGAAGAAATCACCGTCCTCTACCCAAAAATTGCTCAAGCGTTGGTTCCAACTGTTTCTGAGTCCTGCCGATGACGGATAACTGTTGCTGGTCCCTTCGCCGTGCCAACGGTTTTTGGCCAAATCCGCATCCATATTGGTGTCGTTGGTAAATATGACCTCTCCTCGTTTTCTATTCAGTATCTTGTTGCCGGATTGGCCGTAAAAATTCATGGAAAAACCAAAGTCCTTATAATTTAGTCCTATGTTACCACCATAGGTGAACTTGGGAAGGAACGAACCTAATACCGTTCTATCCTGATCTGTAATGGCACCATCACCGTCCCTGTCGTTAAATATCAAATATCCGGGCTCTACATTTTGCCCGTTCGCAATTGCATTCTGCGCCACCGGGTCGGCATCTATCTGTGCCTGATTTTGATAAACTCCAGTGGTTTCATATCCATAAAATGCATAAAGCGGTTCGCCCACAATGGTCCTTTGCCTAAATTCTGCCGAACCCGAATCAATGTACCCCCTACTGTCCTCAATCTCGATGGCCTCATTTTTTACGGTGGTAAAATTGGCCCCAACGGTGTATGTAAAATCAGGTGTGATCTCATCGCTCCAGTTCAGTGCCACCTCTACCCCTGAGTTACGGATAACTCCTGAGTTTCTGGAAACTGTTTGGTTTGCAATGGGAATGTACACTGGCATAATGGCATCCTCCGTGTCCCGGATGTAGTAATCCGCCTCCAGTGACAAACGGTTGTTAAGGATGTTCATGTTGAAACCAAAGTCCAGCTCTTCCACAACCTCCCATGTAAGGTCGGTAAATGTACTCGTAGCGGTTACGCCTGTATTTGGGGTATCGCCCAAATCAACGGTTTCGTTGGAAATGGTATTGGCACCTGCACTGGCAGGAACATTATCGTTACCCAATCGACCCCATGCGGCCCTTAATTTTAAGAAATCGAAGAAGCCTACATTTTCCATAAAGGGTTCTTGGGAAACCACCCAACCTGCACCTACAGATGGAAAATAGCCCCATTGTTCTTTGGTGAATTTGGAAGATCTATCGGCCCTGAATGTCCCGTAGAGCAAATAACGGTTTTTGAAGTTGTAGGATACCCTGCCAAAATAGGATTGTCCGTAAATCCTACTGTTATCTTCTTCTACATTGTTATTGAACGACAAGGGGTCCGCAAAATCCAAATACCAAGACGTTTCGTAATTGATTCCTGCAATATCGCTGCCGGTTGCCTCAAACCTATTGGCCGCCTCGTCCCTAAAAGATGTACCTGCCATTACGGTAACGTTGTGATCATCTGCATAGGTATCGGTATAGGTAAGAACGTTGTCCCAAATCTGGTTGTAGTAGTTGTTCTGCTTTCTGTTGATATCGGATATTCGCTGATCGCCAAAGCCCATGTTGTAGGGCAGGTTCACATAGCGTTCCTCCAGTGCGGAAAAATCGATATTATAAGTTGTTTTAAAAGTAAGCTTGTCTTTGATAAGGTCGGTCTCCAAATAGATGTTGGCCAATAACTTTCGTATTTTCAACCGGTTATCGTTGTAATCCATATCTGGAAACGGGTTTTGTGTACCCCTATACCCCAGCGCTTGCGCATTCGCATATCGAGTTGGTGTTGCGGCGGTGTTCATGTCATCAAAAACAGGCAGAATCGGGACGGCAAAATATGCTTTGAACCATGCCGAATCTTCCGGGGTTTGCTGAGTAGCATTACTAAAAATGGTATTCACGCCCATTCTTAAATTATCAAGAACATCAACATCCAGTTTTGAGCGAATGTTGAAGCGTTCGTACTCGTTTTTCATATCCAACAGGCCTTCTTGTGAGAAGTAGTTGGTACCCAAGGAGTATGAGACATTTTCTGTACCCCCAGTAACACTTATGCTATGGTTCTGAATCAATCCGTCACGGATAATCTCGTCGTACCAATCGGTGTTTACATTAGGTACGTTAGGGTTGATTCGACTTCTACCATAACGTTGCATGGCATTCAATATATATTGCACATCGGCATCTGAGCCGGACTCTACGGCCATGGTCACAAATTGCTCGGCATTGGCCATTTGCAGAACATTTTGGGCACGTTGGATACCTGTGTAGCCATTATACTCAATGGTAGGCTTTCTGTTCTTGCCTCCGGATTTTGTTTCGATGATGATAACGCCGTTCGCTGCCCTCACCCCATAAATGGCCGAGGAAGATGCATCCTTCAACACGTTCATGGACTTGATATCGTTGGGGTTCAGGAAGTCAATGTTACTGTAGAACATTCCGTCCACCACGTACAGTACCTTAGTTGCCGCCGAATCATCTGAGTCATAGGTGCCGAGCCCCCTAATACGCACATTGGGCGAGCCTCCCGGCGTACCTGTGGTAACAATTTGGACCCCGGCCACTTTGCCCTGTAAGGATTGCAATGGGTTAGCGGAAGGTGTCTTTTCAATTTGCTCGGCATCCACCGTGGCAATGGAACCTGTTAAATCGGCCTTCTTTTGGGTTCCATACCCTACAACGACCACTTCATCCAGACTTTGGGTATCCTCCTGCATTGTTAGGTTGATTGTTGTCCTATTATTAATAGGTACGGTCTGTGAAGTAAAACCGACATAACTGAACACCAAAGTGCCATCACCGGGCACGTTGTCCAAAGTGTAGTTTCCATCAAAGTCCGTTTGGATCCCTGTAGTAGTACCCTCCAGCACCACACTTGCCCCGGGCAAAGGTTGCCCTTGGTCATCGGTTACCGTTCCCGAAATCGTTATATCATTTTGGGCCAAAAGCACGGCCTGAAACAATAAAAATGGTATTAGCAAAAGTTTGCTTTTAATTTTCATAATTGTGCAAAAATAGAGTTAGATTTTTACTAAATTAATAAAGAGTGGGTCGATGGCTGGCTTAACGGAATACATAATAAATACATCATTTTTAAAATGTCTTGAAACCCTTGTTTCACAGTGTTTGCAGTATCTGACATTTACTTTGATGTAAAAAAAATTAACATAGTGATGTAGTGATGATGTAATCCAAAAAACTGTTTTTAACACTACAAAAGCACCTGTATCACCTATTTAAAAGGTGATGAGGAAATTGGACAGGTTATCGGAACTGTCCATATCCAGTTTTTTTCGAAGGCGGTAGCGATGTATTTCCACCCCTCTTACCGTTATTCCCATTAGCGGCGCAATTTCCTTTGTGGACAGGTTCATTTTTAGGTAAGCGCATAGTTTTAGGTCCTTTGGTGTCAAAGATGGGTAGGATTTGAGCAATCGCTCGAAGAAATCCTCGTGCAATTCCTTGAAATTAACCTCAAAGCGTCTCCAATCTTCGGTATCTTCAATGGAGCTGTTGAGTTTTTTGATAAAAGACCGGTAACGCTGTGAATTGGAGAACTTATCCTTGTTCATGACCAGCATATTCTTCAGCTCCAAGATCATTTCATTTTTTCGGGCAATGTTCAAGGTTGTGCTGGCCAGCTCGTTCTGTTTTTGTTTTACTTCCTTGGCCAGTTCCTCTTTTTCCATTTTGTCCAATCGCTCCTGCTGCTCGTGATGCAAACGTTCTTCCAGTTCCCTGTGCTTTCTCTCCAATTTTTTTCGGTTATACCTTCTTACCAAGTAAATGGCCAAAAAACCTAGAGCGGCATAAAAGAACAGACTCCACCAAGAAAAGTACCACGGGGGCGATATGGTAAAATTAAGTTGTTTAAATTCCGAGATAGTATTGTCCATACCCGCTGTGGCAATCTTGAAGGTGTATTCGCCGTACGGCAGGTTTTGAAAGTTGATGGAACCACTCTCCACGTACCTGGAGTATTCTTTGGGGCCTTCCAACTTGTAATAGTAATGTGGGTATATATACTGGGGAGATGCCGCTTCGATGGTTATGGACTGTGAGTATCTAAAAGGCACTTCAATATTCCCCTCCATTACGGAATGTTTGCTTTCTTGGTCTTTTAAAACGATAAAGCTTGGAACCGGAAGTTCTTCTTGCTTGGAAATCTCTTTTAATATAGGTGCATTGACCTTCGCAAATCCATCTATCAGGGTTATGTAGGAGGTGCTATCGTTTACCTTGACCAAGTTTTGAGAATCCGGTGCCAACCTTTCCCGCAATGGCAAATCGGTGAGCATTAAACTGTCTCCCTTCAGGTCGGTGTAGATAATGGCCTTTTGTTCATTGTCATCCACAAACCAAAAATATTCTTCATCAAAAAATAGCAGCTCCTTGTTCCTGTAATCCTTGAATTCCTCAAATCTTTCGATTTTGTCACCAATGGGATTGTAGGTGTACCAATTCCCTTCGCTATTGAGCACAATATGGTTTTTGATATTGTATAGCTTTACATTGTACTCGCTAGGTGCCTCTTGTTGTTCGAATTTCTGTATCCTATCTGCCGTACCGTACCCCGTCCCCTTAAAATGAATCCTGGAAAATCCCTTGTAAGGGTGTGCCGTCCAGAGAATATCGGGCGTTTCAAAGCACAGTTGCTTTACAGGGTCGTCCACGCCTTCTATTTTGACGACGTTCCATGTGCCGTCTTTTAATTTTGTGAACTTTGCTAGTCCGTTATAGGTTCCTTGTACATAGGTCGAACTTTGGTTCGGTACTTTAATTATTTGGTATCCTCCGGCAATTTCGCTCATGAGTTCAAAACTGTTTTCGGATACTTTAAAGGTTCCCCGGGTATGGCCACAGAGCAAATCGCCCTCGATTACGTCCAAATCCCATACATGGCCTTGTGAGCCGTTCACAAACTTGAGCTGGTTGCCCTCAAAATAAAATACTCCTGTATTGCTCCCTAAAAATAACTTCCCGTTGTACCAGGCAATGTCGTAAACCATGCCGAGTGCTCCCGTGTAATCGGTAAAGTAGGTAATCGGGTTGTTGAGGCTTGCCCGGGCAATTCCATTGTCCAGCCCCAACCAGAGCAGGTCTTTAAACAATAGTGAGGAAAGCACCGTATTGTTTTGTAGACCTGATTCTCGATTTAAAATTCTATGTTTCCCGGATTCGGAATCGTATAGGTACATTCCATTTTTTATGGTCCCAAAACCCAACAGGTAATCTCCCAAAAGGGTGATCTTGTTCAATTGGTGCTCCTTGAGTTCATTGTTGATGGGCGTAGACCACGCAGAAAGCTTTTGTCCATCGAACATAAAGCAACCGCTCAATTTAGTGCCTATAAGCAGCTTTCCCTTAAAAATGGCCATATCGTTAATGGTCTTTCCCTGCAATAGGTCTTGATCGGGCAACGGCACATAGGAATCATCCTTTACCTCAAAAAGTCCCACAGAGCCTCCCGCCACAATCAATTTGTCCTTGAACTCGATAAAATCGGAGACCACAAATGGTGGGTCCACAACCGTAATCTTATCATTCGCATAAGAATAAATGGCAGAAAAGGAACGGAACATTACCCTACCCTCCGAAGATGGAAAAATTTCCCAGAATTCCTCACTCGTAAAGGTGTGGTCCTTAATAAGATGTGTCAACGAGGTATAGCCCAATTCACCAAACTCATTTTTGGTCCAATAGCCAAACTCTTCGTAAGACCCTGTGTAGACCCTGTCGCCAATGCTTTTAACGGACCTGATGATGGTATTGTTCGGCAATTTGTTCAACGTCCATTGCTCACCATTGTAGTGCAACAATCCTTTGTTGTTCGCCACGAACAATTCCCCATTTTCGTTGACGGAAACATCCCAGTTTTTTGTTCCCCCCTTATAATCCAGCAATTGATAGTTCTGGATAGGCGGTAACAACTGTTGACCATTGACCGATAAACAGACAAGTAAAAATATAATGGATATGAATCTCAATAATATTGGCATTCCCGTTGATTTATCGGATAAAGGTCTTTCTAAACAATGAATTTACAAAACTAACCCTTACTGCTTTGAGCTTAAATTTTTAAGGCGCAATCTTAAATCGATTAAATAAAATATGGCATTGGTGTGATGAATGGCGATGAACCCCTCATCAATTTATCTTTTACTAATCTAAATTAATTGTGGCACAACCTTTTTAGCCCTTCCATAACCATTATTGGGATTTCCTTAATTCCAGTAATAGACTACAGCTCTATTTTAGCCTTTTAACAATCATCAACCAATCAAAACTATTTTTATGATATTAAAAAAACACCTTTACCCCCCATCCCTTCACATTGAAAAAGTAGGATGGGTTGCTGTGTTGTTTGTATGGGCCGTATTCTTTATGTCCCCCCAATCTCTACAGGCGCAAACACCATCGGATGCACTTATGATGCCCTCCAAAAACATTTGTGTCCTGTTTTCCTACGATATGGGAACTTTTGACCGATATTGGGAAGGGTCCTATCTAAGAACAAACGAAACCATAGCCACCGTGGACCGAAATACCATTATGCCTATGGCGGCCATAGGTATTTTGGACGACCTTAATTTTTATGTGAGCCTGCCTTACGTAAAAACGGAATCTTCGGAACCCAACGGTGGAAAATTCGCCGGAGTCAATGGATTTCAAGACATTGGGTTTGCCTTAAAATACCGCGCCTTACGTCGAGAGGTGGGGCCCGGAAAACTCACCGCGCTTGCCACGGCCGGTTTTTCCACACCGTTCACCAACTATCTTTCGGATTACAGACCCTACAGTATCGGTGCTGGTGCCCCCGAATTTTCTCTGCGCGCCATCGGTCAGTATGAGTTGAACAGCCAATTCTACTTTAGGGCGTCCGTTGCACATCTTTGGCGGGGCTATACCGAGGCCGAACGGGACTATTACTATAACAATGGCAGTTATTACACCGCTTGGATGGACGTTCCCAATGCATGGACCTACGAAGCAATTCTGGGCAAATGGCTGTTCAACACCTCTTTGAAACTTGAATTGAGCTACATAGGCCTTAACTCGACAAGTGGCGATGATATTAGGGCCTACAATGCGGCACAGCCTACCAATAAAGTGGAATTTGACCGGATTGGTTTCGCTGCCCAATATTTCTTAAAATCAGTAAAAGGGCTAGGTTTTCTTGTCTATCACAACAGAGTGGTCAACGGCAGAAACGTACCCAAGTTCAGCAATACGGGCTTTGGGCTTACTTATCAATTCAATTTCATAAAAAAACAAAAAGAAACTACCGATGAACAATAAAATATTTGCACTTTTTGTGGTCTTTGGATTTATAGCCATGACCTCTTGTGAAAAAGACCTACCTCAATACATACCTTATGAAGGTTATGCTTATTCAGAACTAACCGTAAATGGAGGCGACTGGGTGCCAATACTGGAAGAATCCGGTGCATCCATAGACATACCAGTCCCTGAGGCTACTGATTCACAAGCCTATCAAAATGAATTGGAAGAGGTAAAAGAAGCTATGGCCAACATAACTTCCAGCCAAAAAAATGCCATAAAATATTGGACCAACAATCCAGCTATCCGCTGGAACGAGATTGCATTGGAACTCATTGCCAAATACAATCTGATACCCGGCCCCAATGCAGATGGCTCCTACACCTTGCCCAACCCTGCCAATCCAGAGGGACCGCCCGCATTCCCCTTCGCACACCCGCCTTATGCCTGTAGGGCATTGGCCTATATGTCCGTAGCCCAGTTTGACGGCCTCATCTCCGCTTGGCACCATAAATACGGGTACAATAGAGCTGCTCCTTTTGCGGTTGATGAAAGCATCGAGTATGCTTATGAAGAAAACAACATACCTTCGTACCCTTCGGATGGAGCTGTAATTGCCAGAGCATCAAAAAATATCCTCACGGCCATGTTTCCCCTTGAAGCTGAATATCTCCAGCAAATGGAAGATGAGCATTTGGAAACCCTATTGCTCTCGGGAGGCAATGTAATGAGCGACATTACTGCTGGAACCACGATTGGGGATGCCGTTTCCGAGACTGCATTGACAAGGGCCTCCAATGATGGCATGAAGAACGCACAGACACCAAAAGCCGTTTCCGACTCCATAAAGCAAGCTGCTTACGATAGATTCGGATGGGCATGGGACAATCTGGAGGTTCCTGTTCGTCCCGTGGGTCTGACACCGCTTTTTGGACAAGTGACCATGTGGAGTGTTGACGATGTGGAAAGTGTACGTCCCATAGCGCCACCACAATTGGATTCCCAAGAATTTTTGGATGATGTAGAGTTACTAAAAGATTATGCCGACAACATGACCGAAGAACATCGCAGAATTGCTAATTTTTGGCAAGATGGCCTTGGAACCTATACACCGCCAGGACATTGGAACCGTATTGCAAACGAACTTATTGTGGAATACCGCCTAAACCCTTTGCAGACCACCAGGACCTTGGCCTATATGAACATGGCCATAATGGACTCGGGCATCAGTTGTTGGGATGCCAAATATTATTACCATTACCCTAGGCCTATTCAGCTCATAGACGGTTTTAAAACCATTGCCGGTACACCTAACTTTCCGAGTTATACTTCCGGACATAGTGTTTTTTCCGCCGCCGCATCCGAAGTGCTGTCCTACGTTTTTCCACAAGAAGCCGAACAGATGAGAGCATGGGCCGAGGAAGCGGCAATTTCCAGAGTATATGGTGGAATCCATTGGAGTTTTGATGCCACGGTAGGCACGGACCAAGGACGGGAGGTCGCCCAATATACCATTAACAGGGCAAAGGTAGACGGAGCAGACCAATAACTAAACACTGACTATTGTTCTAAACGTAAGGTTGATTCTCGGGACACTTACCCTTTTGGTGGGCGGTAAGCGGTGCAGCCAATGTGATTGGGTACTTCCCTTCATTACCAAAAGGCTTCCGTGGTCGAGGGTCAACCCTACTTTTTCTTTGGATTCTTTGTGCTTGAAGGCAAACTTTCGTTCAGCTCCAAAACTAAGGGAGGCAATGGCTCCATTTTTCTTCAAATCCTTCTCGGCATCACTATGCCATGCCATACCTTCTTCCCCTGAATGATATAAATTCAATAAACAAGAATTGTAGGTCTCTTGAGAGAGCTTTTCGGCAATCTCCTTCAGCTTCAACAATTCCGGAGTCCATGGCAATGCTTTTTTGGTGTTATTGGAATAGGTATATTCAAAAGGTTCATCACCGTACCACGCCACTTTTCGCTTGGTTTCAATCCGCTTACCGTAGATCACTGCAACATCCTTCTTCCAAGCAATGGTATCCCATAATTCTTTAAAATACCGGTTGGCCTCCTCATGTGTCATGATTGGCCCATAATAATTGACCACGCCATCTTTGGGCAACCAATTCTTCTCAGGGTTTATCTGATCGGTGAACAAATCCATTTTTTACTCTTTAAAATCATGGGGTTAATCTTTCCTGACTTTTGACCAATATTTCGATTACACGCTCCCGTAATACCTGTGGTTCAATGATCTTGGCATAATCCCCAAACATCAGATACCAACGTGCAAAGCCATTTTCCAGATCGGTTGTCATAAAGGTCATTTCCACTTCTTTTCCTTTGACTTCCTCTAAAATTAGGCCATAGTGTTTGCTTTGGCCACGGATATACTTGGACACAGACTTATCGACCAATATTCTTACCTTGGTTTTTGTTACTTCCCGCTCTTTGTTCCTGTGCTCATCAATGGTGCCATGTTCCAACAAAAAATCCAACGAGGTTCTTGCTATTTTATGGATTCTATCTGTTCTAAAATGCCGGTAATCGGTCCGTAAGTGACAATAGCCCAAAATGTACCAAAATCCGTTTTCGTTGAAAAGCCCGACAGGTTCAATCCACCGTTCCGAAGGGGTCTCTTCCCGCAATGATTCATACCTGAGAAATACCTGTTTCCGCTCTGCAATGCTCTCGAACAAAATTTCAAGGGCATTGGGTACCTTTTCGTTAAACAGAACCTGTCCCGGTACTATGGATACTTGAGACTCCAAAGCTTCCACCCAATCTTTCTCTTTTCCGCGCAAGACCGATTTTAGTTTGAACATGGCCGACTCATAATAAGCACCCAGGGATTTATCGGTAAATTTTTGCATGAGCTTTTCGGCGGCCACAAAACTTCCGGCCTCTTCGCGGGTAAACATCACAGGGGGCAAACGATAACCTTCCATAATGGAGTAACCCACTCCCGCTTCGCTTACAATCGGGACCCCCGAGGCCTCCAAGGTGCGAATATCCCTGTAAATGGTACGCAAGCTCACCTCAAACCGGTCCGCGAGTTCCTGTGCCTTTACAATGCGCTTGGTCTGCAGCTGAATTAAAATGGCGACTATTCTATCAAAACGTTTTACGGTATCCATTCCCATAATTGCATGAGCTATCTCCCAAAGATAGGATTTCAATCCAAGGAAGGGAGATTTGTTCCTGTTCATCTTTCATCATTTGTAAAACGCCAAAGCTAAGCCGGCCTTATGACAACTGCCTGTCAACAACTTTTTTTGTTTTTGATTTTTACTGCTGACACGGGGCTGTCACTCCCCCGTTTTACTTTTGATTTCAGAAACAATAAACCTTTAAACATCATCTTATGGAAAAGACCATTAATGAACAGACAACGGCCCAAGTAATTACACCCGTACAATTTTTGGAGCATTACCAGGGCCACCGAAAACTTACTCGAAAGCTCATCGAAGCCTTTCCTGAAAAAGAGTTCTTTGAACACAGTATTGGCGGAATGCGGCCTTTTGCCGAAATGGTAAAGGAACTTTTGGCCATTGCCGTTCCGGGACTTACGGAAATCGTATCGGGCAAAACCGAGGACTTTGACGAACACAGGGACTACGGTAGCACAAAGGCCGGTTTTTTGAAGAAATGGGACCAGGACACAGAGGAAATCATCAAATTATGGGCACAGATTCCATTGGAACGTTACCAGGAGCACATCAAACTTTTTGGGCAGTATGAAGGAACGGTCCAATCATCTATCCTGTATTTTATTGATAATGAGATTCACCACCGCGGCCAAGGCTATGTGTATCTTCGTTCCCTAAATATTGAGCCCCCATTTTTTTATGACCGCAATTAAATTATGATAACCGTCCATGTATTTAAAACTTCCGTAAAACAGGAAGGTGAAGTAAAACAGCTTCGTCCATGGTTGAACAGGTTGGTCCATAACAATGGGCATTGGAACTTTGATCTGGAGGATTGCGACAACATTCTTCGAGTGGAGAGCAAGAACTTGGACGCACCGATAATCTCCTCGTTATTGCACAACAAAGGTTTTCAGTGTGAAGAATTGCAATAAAAAGAAAAAGCCCCTTATAAAGGGGCTTTTGAATTATAAATTGGCCTTTCCCTTAAGCTCATTGAATTGGGCCAGCAACTCTTGGTATCTATCCTTTTCTTCTTGGCCCGGCTCTTTATCGGAACCGCTCACGATATAATACAAATAGGATATTTGGGCGACCATTACCACTTCGGGGTAGGCACCTTCATCGTTTTTGAGCTCTTTTAAAATGTCTTTGTAAGGTTGGATTTTGTCCTCTCCCGCTTTTGATTTTTCCAGCTCTTTGATTTTCTTTTCAACCTTGTCCTGAAGTTTCCGTGCTTCGGACAACAGGTCTATCACTTTAAACTGAAGTTCCTGCTGCTCTTTCAAATCGGCCATGGAAATGCCTTCATCCTCGACTTTGGGGTCCATGAGCACTTCAAAGGATTTCTCGAAAGATCGGTCGCCGACCGTTAGTTTTGCCGTGTACTTGCCCGGTAATACCATGGGGCCGTTCTTGTATCTTCTTCGTTCATTCTTGTCCCAAGGCCCTTTTTGCTGCAAGTTCCATTCAAACCGGTTGATTCCCTTTTTGGTTTCCAACTTTTCGTTCATGTAAACAAATGTCATGCTCAAGCTCATATCCTCCACTTTTTCCGTGGCAGCCCTCAACTTGGTAGAATCACTCACAATAGTGGAGATTTCCTTGCCTTGCGCATCCATAATTTGAAGACTGACACCCTCTTTTACGTCGGATGGCAGGTAATAATCAATGATCACACTGGTTGATGGGTATTCCGGAAAGTCGCCGCCGCCCCATGGAGTCTGGTATCTGTAGGTGTCGTCCGGTTTGAACAACACTGGTGTATCGCCCAATTTGGTTATGTTTTCATCTTGCAGGGGAGTCACATTGTCCAAGATCCAAAAACCACGACCCATGGTACTTAAAATTAAGTCCCCACGAAAAAGTACAATATCCGTAATTGGGGTCACCGGAAGGTTTTGTTGGAACTTCTCCCAAGTTGCGCCGTCATCGAAGGATACGAACATGCCGTACTCGGTACCCGCATACAACAATCCTTCGCGAGCTGGGTCTTCCCGTAAAACCCTCGTT from Flagellimonas oceani encodes the following:
- a CDS encoding RagB/SusD family nutrient uptake outer membrane protein yields the protein MKRNNNLLYKVVFVLIAMIAIQSCSDKFEEREGQLNADDLDYTATENMIQALIGSYHVIATRGWEEPLLLSVRGDDVNAGGLGDQQPYADTDNFVYAQGYWMYNQLWNAHYGDIVKLNTQIELIENFKEFASEENQATADRYIAEIKVMRAWLHFNLSRVWGDVFIVESTQPDAEIANGTATKQEIMQYISDQMDEAIPLLPDSRPNERTDIPGGVTRYTAYALKAMAHMEMEDYQGMADAAAAIINSNKFSLHPDFYSLFKKPGELSDESLLELQFSDYGSSTGDTFYHLYAPFGPQGWTPARENASDGWGFYEPSLKFIKFMLDRDESVRLETSVLWTNRGIAELQTDPNYATLPAFVNNTTRDGDIINDYPRALFSSGKHYLPSVQLTDQRNDYGGGKNMIVIRYAEILLMYAEALTRGATGSGMTADQAVNMVRSRAGLSPLSGVTSDDVMDEKFAELGMEWGIRYYDMIRLDNYSELSYDGRTFTAEKELLPYPQAQVDALPTLGGGSSED
- a CDS encoding SusC/RagA family TonB-linked outer membrane protein, which translates into the protein MKIKSKLLLIPFLLFQAVLLAQNDITISGTVTDDQGQPLPGASVVLEGTTTGIQTDFDGNYTLDNVPGDGTLVFSYVGFTSQTVPINNRTTINLTMQEDTQSLDEVVVVGYGTQKKADLTGSIATVDAEQIEKTPSANPLQSLQGKVAGVQIVTTGTPGGSPNVRIRGLGTYDSDDSAATKVLYVVDGMFYSNIDFLNPNDIKSMNVLKDASSSAIYGVRAANGVIIIETKSGGKNRKPTIEYNGYTGIQRAQNVLQMANAEQFVTMAVESGSDADVQYILNAMQRYGRSRINPNVPNVNTDWYDEIIRDGLIQNHSISVTGGTENVSYSLGTNYFSQEGLLDMKNEYERFNIRSKLDVDVLDNLRMGVNTIFSNATQQTPEDSAWFKAYFAVPILPVFDDMNTAATPTRYANAQALGYRGTQNPFPDMDYNDNRLKIRKLLANIYLETDLIKDKLTFKTTYNIDFSALEERYVNLPYNMGFGDQRISDINRKQNNYYNQIWDNVLTYTDTYADDHNVTVMAGTSFRDEAANRFEATGSDIAGINYETSWYLDFADPLSFNNNVEEDNSRIYGQSYFGRVSYNFKNRYLLYGTFRADRSSKFTKEQWGYFPSVGAGWVVSQEPFMENVGFFDFLKLRAAWGRLGNDNVPASAGANTISNETVDLGDTPNTGVTATSTFTDLTWEVVEELDFGFNMNILNNRLSLEADYYIRDTEDAIMPVYIPIANQTVSRNSGVIRNSGVEVALNWSDEITPDFTYTVGANFTTVKNEAIEIEDSRGYIDSGSAEFRQRTIVGEPLYAFYGYETTGVYQNQAQIDADPVAQNAIANGQNVEPGYLIFNDRDGDGAITDQDRTVLGSFLPKFTYGGNIGLNYKDFGFSMNFYGQSGNKILNRKRGEVIFTNDTNMDADLAKNRWHGEGTSNSYPSSAGLRNSWNQRLSNFWVEDGDFFRIQNIQLAYTLRGDKLKGNMPDFKFTLTAERPLTLFSYNGFNPEVSDGVDRQTYPVPAIYTIGVNVKL